TTCTATAGAAAATCATTTCAAAAAGAGTATTCCTTATCTAAGACAGGAACTTTTCTGTAACATATTTTCGGGTAGTCCATATATACATGAAGAATTAAGAGGTGAATTCAGTACTCTTGATATTCAAATTACCAAAGAATTAATTAAGGTTTATATTTTGAAAATAAATAGAGTGAATGATACTTTTGTAACCTTATATCAAATATGCAAAAAACAATTAGAAGATATAGAAGATATTGAAATCATCCAATATAAAACTGATCAGGTAGTCATTGTTGCTTCTCAAAATGAGAACAAACAAAATGATTTTTACAAACAGATTTTTCTTACCTTAGTTTCCATATGTAATCATATATCAGAAAAATACAATCAATCCATTACCATTGGAGTTGGAAAAAGTTATTGCAATTATGACAAAATATATAAAAGTTATATGGATGCATTTGAAACTTTCTCAGTTACAATTAATGAAGGAGAGAGACAAGTTATTAAAGATGTAGTAGCGTATATCAAAAGTAATTATAGTATTGATCTGTCATTAGATATGGTAAGTGAACATGTTATGCTTAATCCTTGTTATCTAAGTAAATTGTTTAAGGAAGAGATGAACATATCATTTTCCAAGTATCTTATTAATATTCGATTAGAAGAAGCAAAAAAATTATTGAGAAATTCCAATCTCAAGGTCTATGAAATATCACAATTAGTAGGATATCCTAATTATAGGTATTTCAGTAGAATATTTAAAAAGGTAGAAAAATGCACTCCTATAGAATATAGAGATGCGAATTATTAGATCATATAATAAAAGTGCACAAAATCTAAAGATGTGTGCATTTTTTTTTGTGTATATTATGGATATAATTAGATATAATCTTAATACGCCATAATTTTTATTGGTGTAATTGAGTAAAAAGGAGGATAATATTTATGAAAAAGATAGTTATGATGGTTATGATAGTAACACTGATATTGACTTCACTTATGGGATGTTCAAAAGAAGATACACCTGCTTCAGATAATGATAAGAAATCAGGTACAAGTACTTCTGCTGATAAAAAAACAGAAAAAAACATTGTACTTAAATTTATTATGACAACAGAAGGTGAAGAAGAAAAATTTATCAATAAAGCTTTGGAAGAAGAATTTTATCCTGATAATCCTAATATTAAAGTAGAAATAGAAACGGTACCTTTTAGTGAACTAGATAAAAAAATAGTTACAGCTCACACTGGTAATGTAGTATACGATATTATTTATACTAATCATCCATCAGTTGGGACATTCGCTGATGCAGGAATTATAGCCAATCTAGATGAATATATTAAAAATTCGGATATTGATTTGAAAAATGATTATAATACATCTTTCTCTGATTCAGCTCAGTATAAAGGTTCTCAATATGCTATGCCTTATGAAACTGATACTAGAGTACTTGCAATCAATAAAAAATTATTTGATGAAGCTGGTCTTGAAGCTCCAAAAACTATAGAAGATATGTTACAAGCGGCAAAAGTATTGACAAAAGATACAGATGGTGATGGTAAGAATGACCAATTTGGTATGATAATGGATTTTGGTAATATGTGGTACCCAACTTATGATTTGGGACAATGGTTACTAGGAAATGGATCGCATCTATATATACAAGATGGTGATTCTTATGTTCAAGAAATAAACACTCAAGGAGCTAAAGATTTTCTTGTGTGGGCTAAGGAAATGTCCAAGTATCAACCAGAAGATTTTGTAAGTTATGATGGTACAAAGATAACTTCATCATTTGCACAAGGTAAAGTTGGTATGTTTGTATTTGGACCTTGGCATTTCCATGATCCAATACTTATTGAAGCAAAAGATCTTGAATATGAACTAATAACTAATCCTGTGGGAACTAAGAAATCTGGAGCATCTATGGGAGGATGGCATATAGCAATGGGTGCAAATTCTAAATACAAAGATGAAGTATGGAAGGTATTAGAATTCTTATCCAATCCTGAAATCAATGCTAAAACAGCTACATCAATACCTCCAATATACGAATCATATAATTATCCACCATTTAATGATAAAAAATACGATATATTTGCAGAACAGTTAAAAACTGCTGAAGTTCCAAATCCTCCAATTCCACAATTATCTAAGGTAGCTGAGACTTGGAATAACTATTTCCAAAGATATATACTTGACGACATAACACTGGATGAAGCTCTTAAAGAGGCGTCTACTGATATACAAGGGATATTAGATAAAAAATAGTAATAGCAATGATTATTATCAAAAGTGAGGAGGGAGAGTATGTTTCCATCTTTCAACAAATCAAGATTAAGTAGAAAAGCTAATATGAAAAGTATGTTATTTCTACCAACCATAATAATATTACTTGTAACTATAGCGTATCCTTTCTTATGTAACATATATTATAGCTTTACAAATTATACATTGGTAAAACCTGTGAAAACATTTATTATGTTTAATAATTACATAGAAATATGTAAATCAGATTATTTTATAGAGACAATTATAAGAACGATCCTATGGACATGTAGTAATATTACTTTTATGTTGATATTAGGGTTGTCCACAGCATTGTTACTAAATACCAATATAAAAGGTACTACTATTATTAAGGGGTCCATTCTTATACCTTGGGTATTACCAGAGATAGTAACAGGATATTGCTGGAAATGGATGTTATCATCTGACTATGGAATAATAAATAATATACTAGAAAAATTTAATCTAATAAGTGCAGATTTTTCTTGGTTTAGAAGTGGCTCAACTGCAATGGGGGTTGCTATTCTAGCTAATGTGTGGAGAGCATTTCCTTTTATGGCTTTGATGTTCTATGCTAAACTGAAAACATTGTCAAGAGAGCAACTAGAGGCTGCTAAAATTGATGGAGCAGGTACTTTACAAACTTTTATACATATCACTTTACCTTATCTTAAAAACTCAATACAAACAGTATGTCTTTTGGCATTTATTTGGACGTTTAATTCTTTTGGGATTATATACTCATTAACTGGTGGAGGACCAATTAATAAAACTGAGACTTTTCCATTTATTGTTCAGAAAACAGCATTTCAATATTATGAATTTGGTGAAGCCTCTACAATGTCGATTATAATGTTTTTAATCATGACATTGGTTTTATTAGCCATTTATCTAATTCCGAAGACGATATCTAAAATTATTAAAAGTAATTGAATAAAGTTTTATCATATATGTAGCTATAGAATTTGCAAATAAATAATTTTAGGTATTATTTAACCTAAAGATTATTCAAGAGGAGTTAACTATGAAAGAATATGAATATAGTAGATTAATACGGAGAATTTTATTATATCTTTTGGAAATATTTATTTTTATCTTTACAGTTTTTCCGTTCTTTTGGATAATTGTTTCATCATTTAAGGGAGCAGGTGAGATATTTCTATCTCCACCAACAATTTTTCCAAAAGTATTTACTTTAGAGAATTATAGAAGAGCTATTTTAGAGAATGACTTGCTTTTATTTGCTAAAAACAGTATTACTATTGGGGTTTCAACTACTTTGATTGCAACATTTATTGCTGCTTTAGCAGCTTATGGAATAGGATTTCTGAAAGTGTCTGGAAGTCGATTAATGACTATAGCTATGGTCGTTACACAAATGTTTCCTATAGTAGTCCTAATCATACCACTATTCACTTTATGTAGTAGATTAGGACTTATTAATACATATTACAGTTTGATATTGTCTAATCTAGCGTTTACTGTGCCTTCAGCTATAATTATAATGAGAGGTTATTTTGCTTCAGTACCGATTGAGTTAGGAGAAGCTGCTCAGTTAGATGGGTGTAATAATTTTCAGATGTTAAGGAAAGTTATTTTGCCTATTGTAGGTCCAGGTTTAGTTTCTGTTGCTATTTTTACATTTATTGGTGTGTGGCAAGAATTTTTGTTAGCTGTATCATTTATTTCTGATAGTAAAATGAATACATTACCTGTAGGTTTAACAAGTTATATAGGTGAGCATAGCACTGACTGGGGTGGCCTTATGGCTACATCAGTGGTAATAGCTGTTCCCGCTATTTTACTTTTTCTATCGGTTCAAAAATATTTTATTGATAATTTAGCTGGATCTGTAAAAGGATAATTCAATTCTAAAAAACCATTTCACAGTTTAGTACTATTTTAGGTACTAAACTGTGAAATGGTTTATAATAATATTTAACTTATTATATATCAACCATATTCAACATAAAATCCGATAATCCTCCCATGATTTGGAAAATGAGATAAAATACTACTTGAAAATTGTTATCATTTACAATATAATCAAATTAGTTGATTTTGATATTAATAACATAGGAGGAGTTTATATGAAGAACGAAGTCGAAGCACTAAATGTGAAAAAGAACAATAGAACAATTAGAAAAAAAATAATATTTTGCGTAAATATAATGTTTCTATTAGCATTAGCAGTATTAACAATAATTAATATATTTACTGTGAATAAATATGTGGGTAGTGATACATATAATGGCGCAATGATAAGAGAATCAATATTAATAGCTGTCATTTGTCTAATAATAGTTGGAGGAATCCTTACTATCATCATCAATAAATTATTGAAACCATTAAAAATAGCTTCAGAACACTTAGAATCAATGGCAGATGGAGATTATTCAAAAGAAATACCAAAAAATAAATTTAATATGAACGATGAAATCGGAGTCATGGCAAAATCTTTAATAAAAATGCAGGAAAATTCAATTGAACTAATAAATAAAATTAAATACGAATCCAATAATGTATCTGATTCCTCCAATACTCTTTCAGTCATTGCAGATAATTCAGAGAAACAAGCAAAAGAGCTTACAAAAGCAATGGAAAGCCTTGCTGACAGGACTATAAGAGAAGTATCCTACAGTGATAAGATCATTAATATATCCAAAACGTTAGAAGAAGATATATCTGAAACTATCGAACATCTAGATGAATCCCTTGAGATTTCCGAAGATACAATGAAACTAGGTAATAAAGGCGTTAAAATAATGGATGAATTATACAACACTACCGAGGAAAGTACAAGGAAGATAAAAGACATAGTTAAAATTATTGATATAGTACATAGGTCATCATTGAATGCAGAAAATATTATTGGTTTAATAGAAAATATTGCCAGCCAGACTAATCTATTAGCATTAAATGCAAGTATTGAAGCTGCAAGAGCAGGAGAAGCTGGAAAAGGATTTGCTGTTGTAGCAGGAGAAATAAGAGATCTTGCAGAAAACACAGGTAAAGCCACTAAAGACATACAAGAATTAATAAATAATATCCAAGAAAAAACAGGCTCAGCAGTTGATTCCATAGAAAAAATAGACAGTATAGTAAGTACAGGTGCTGACTATATGGTTAACACAAAAGACATATTTGATAAGACAGTAAAATATATTGATAGTATAGTAGATAACCTAGACGACCTAAAAAATGACCATGCCACTAATATGGTAAAAAGCAAGAAAGATATTCTAGACGCTATAAATGAAATATCTCGAATAACTCATGAAACGGATTCAAGTACACAACAGGTACTAGCATCAACAGAAGAACAAATAGCATCCATTGAAGAAATATCAGCAAAAGCAGAAGAAAGTAAAGAAGCCACAGGAAGGCTAACAAAAACAGTAGATTTATTCAAAATATAATACTTTTTCTGACCTACATGCAAATAACGTAATCATGTCAAGCATTTTTGA
The window above is part of the Vallitalea guaymasensis genome. Proteins encoded here:
- a CDS encoding response regulator encodes the protein MRTYNVLIVDDSIWIREGLIKTIDWDKIGVNIVGEAEDGHEALSIIDCSEVDIVISDIKMDYLDGLSLSRKINEKYPNIQVIIITGYDEFEFARKALRYGVSDYILKPIKEKILIKAVEKCIGVIKEKEENKEKNISIENHFKKSIPYLRQELFCNIFSGSPYIHEELRGEFSTLDIQITKELIKVYILKINRVNDTFVTLYQICKKQLEDIEDIEIIQYKTDQVVIVASQNENKQNDFYKQIFLTLVSICNHISEKYNQSITIGVGKSYCNYDKIYKSYMDAFETFSVTINEGERQVIKDVVAYIKSNYSIDLSLDMVSEHVMLNPCYLSKLFKEEMNISFSKYLINIRLEEAKKLLRNSNLKVYEISQLVGYPNYRYFSRIFKKVEKCTPIEYRDANY
- a CDS encoding ABC transporter substrate-binding protein, which encodes MKKIVMMVMIVTLILTSLMGCSKEDTPASDNDKKSGTSTSADKKTEKNIVLKFIMTTEGEEEKFINKALEEEFYPDNPNIKVEIETVPFSELDKKIVTAHTGNVVYDIIYTNHPSVGTFADAGIIANLDEYIKNSDIDLKNDYNTSFSDSAQYKGSQYAMPYETDTRVLAINKKLFDEAGLEAPKTIEDMLQAAKVLTKDTDGDGKNDQFGMIMDFGNMWYPTYDLGQWLLGNGSHLYIQDGDSYVQEINTQGAKDFLVWAKEMSKYQPEDFVSYDGTKITSSFAQGKVGMFVFGPWHFHDPILIEAKDLEYELITNPVGTKKSGASMGGWHIAMGANSKYKDEVWKVLEFLSNPEINAKTATSIPPIYESYNYPPFNDKKYDIFAEQLKTAEVPNPPIPQLSKVAETWNNYFQRYILDDITLDEALKEASTDIQGILDKK
- a CDS encoding carbohydrate ABC transporter permease, which codes for MFPSFNKSRLSRKANMKSMLFLPTIIILLVTIAYPFLCNIYYSFTNYTLVKPVKTFIMFNNYIEICKSDYFIETIIRTILWTCSNITFMLILGLSTALLLNTNIKGTTIIKGSILIPWVLPEIVTGYCWKWMLSSDYGIINNILEKFNLISADFSWFRSGSTAMGVAILANVWRAFPFMALMFYAKLKTLSREQLEAAKIDGAGTLQTFIHITLPYLKNSIQTVCLLAFIWTFNSFGIIYSLTGGGPINKTETFPFIVQKTAFQYYEFGEASTMSIIMFLIMTLVLLAIYLIPKTISKIIKSN
- a CDS encoding carbohydrate ABC transporter permease, yielding MKEYEYSRLIRRILLYLLEIFIFIFTVFPFFWIIVSSFKGAGEIFLSPPTIFPKVFTLENYRRAILENDLLLFAKNSITIGVSTTLIATFIAALAAYGIGFLKVSGSRLMTIAMVVTQMFPIVVLIIPLFTLCSRLGLINTYYSLILSNLAFTVPSAIIIMRGYFASVPIELGEAAQLDGCNNFQMLRKVILPIVGPGLVSVAIFTFIGVWQEFLLAVSFISDSKMNTLPVGLTSYIGEHSTDWGGLMATSVVIAVPAILLFLSVQKYFIDNLAGSVKG
- a CDS encoding methyl-accepting chemotaxis protein codes for the protein MKNEVEALNVKKNNRTIRKKIIFCVNIMFLLALAVLTIINIFTVNKYVGSDTYNGAMIRESILIAVICLIIVGGILTIIINKLLKPLKIASEHLESMADGDYSKEIPKNKFNMNDEIGVMAKSLIKMQENSIELINKIKYESNNVSDSSNTLSVIADNSEKQAKELTKAMESLADRTIREVSYSDKIINISKTLEEDISETIEHLDESLEISEDTMKLGNKGVKIMDELYNTTEESTRKIKDIVKIIDIVHRSSLNAENIIGLIENIASQTNLLALNASIEAARAGEAGKGFAVVAGEIRDLAENTGKATKDIQELINNIQEKTGSAVDSIEKIDSIVSTGADYMVNTKDIFDKTVKYIDSIVDNLDDLKNDHATNMVKSKKDILDAINEISRITHETDSSTQQVLASTEEQIASIEEISAKAEESKEATGRLTKTVDLFKI